In Primulina huaijiensis isolate GDHJ02 chromosome 4, ASM1229523v2, whole genome shotgun sequence, a genomic segment contains:
- the LOC140975559 gene encoding malate dehydrogenase, chloroplastic-like: MAATLSPTSVRSTTFAGPRAGLLSQSKASSININSKSCFWNFNGLKATNGTHSAFESSFVGIENDAFLKPLYVAKAKSHNQRSYTYAPPQASYKVAVLGAAGGIGQPLSLLVKMSPLVSALNLYDVANVKGVCADLSHCNTPSLVSDFTGPSELAKCLKGADVVVIPAGVPRKPGMTRDDLFNINASIVKSLVEAVAENCPDAFIHIISNPVNSTVPIAAEVLKQKGVYNPKKLFGVTTLDVVRANTFVARKKNLKLIDVDVPVVGGHAGITILPLLSKTKPSVTFTDQEVQELTVRIQNAGTEVVEAKAGAGSATLSMAYAAARFVESSLRALDGDSDVYECSFIQSDLTELPFFASRVKLGREGVEAVISSDLQGLTKYEQKALEELKSELKASIEKGLAFVKQPVTA, encoded by the coding sequence ATGGCAGCAACACTGTCACCCACTTCTGTTAGATCAACCACATTCGCTGGCCCCCGAGCTGGCTTGCTCTCACAATCAAAGGCTTCTAGCATCAATATTAATTCGAAAAGCTGCTTTTGGAATTTTAATGGTCTCAAGGCAACAAATGGCACACACTCTGCATTTGAATCTTCATTCGTAGGCATTGAAAATGATGCATTTCTCAAGCCCTTATACGTTGCAAAAGCCAAAAGTCACAACCAAAGATCTTACACATATGCTCCGCCTCAAGCATCCTATAAAGTAGCGGTTCTTGGAGCTGCTGGTGGAATTGGCCAACCTCTATCCCTTTTGGTCAAAATGTCGCCTCTCGTTTCTGCTTTAAATCTTTATGATGTGGCCAATGTCAAGGGAGTTTGTGCCGATCTCAGTCACTGCAACACACCCTCTCTGGTCTCGGATTTTACTGGACCTTCCGAGTTAGCCAAATGTTTGAAGGGTGCAGATGTTGTCGTCATACCTGCTGGAGTACCAAGAAAGCCAGGTATGACCCGTGATGACTTGTTTAACATCAACGCCAGCATAGTGAAGTCTTTAGTCGAGGCTGTTGCCGAGAATTGCCCTGATGCTTTCATCCACATTATCAGCAATCCAGTCAACTCTACTGTGCCGATTGCGGCCGAGGTCTTGAAGCAGAAAGGGGTTTACAATCCAAAGAAACTCTTCGGTGTCACTACTCTTGATGTTGTTAGAGCCAACACATTTGTTGCCAGGAAGAAAAACCTGAAGCTCATTGACGTTGATGTACCAGTTGTTGGTGGGCATGCAGGaattaccattttgccccttTTGTCAAAGACTAAGCCCTCTGTAACTTTCACCGATCAAGAAGTGCAAGAGCTAACTGTGAGGATTCAAAATGCTGGGACGGAAGTCGTTGAGGCAAAGGCAGGAGCAGGATCAGCCACACTTTCGATGGCTTATGCTGCAGCACGATTCGTGGAGTCCTCACTCCGAGCCCTTGATGGGGACAGTGATGTGTATGAGTGCTCTTTTATCCAATCTGATTTAACTGAGCTCCCGTTCTTTGCCTCCAGGGTTAAGCTAGGAAGAGAAGGGGTGGAGGCTGTGATTTCATCGGACCTTCAAGGGTTAACCAAGTATGAACAGAAGGCGTTGGAAGAACTCAAGTCAGAGCTGAAGGCTAGCATTGAGAAGGGTTTAGCTTTTGTTAAACAACCCGTGACTGCATAA